The genomic segment TTTTGAAGGACTGGTGACATTTACTCGTCCTGTTTTATTATTGCCCAAAAGCAGCGGGATTTTTGGCATGAAATGTACACTGTAAATCAGACCCCCGACTATTACATTACGTATAACCGCATTATATTACCACAGACATTACATTCCATATTTTTCTATCCCCcccacaaagaaatttttttctttttttaaaatgcgcTCACGTCGCTTATTAAACTAATGTGGCTACGTGAATTGAATCAATTAGCTAATGACGTTggcaattcaaataaaaatcatcgACAAATATAATAACCAAATTATAAGGTAAAACATGTTGTCGAAGGTAGAACATGAAGTCGATGATGTGGTTGTAGATATACGTCAACAAATTCGGCCACAGGCCAATTATCGTCAACATGAtcaactgctgctgtttctaggtggggaaaaaggaaaacaaaaataaaccttACCCAGTTGGTCGTCGGTTAGGCACTTGCTGGTCGATGGAGTTGAAAACGATCCTTCAACTTGAACCGACGACACGGTGGACGTCATGCTGGCCGCAATCATGGCCGTATGAAGCATTACGTGGAGCGTCATGGCGCTGCTGACTTTTATCGCCATAGTATGTCCCGCAGCAGCACAAAGGGACGGGTCAACGGGTACGAATAAGGAGAACCTCCTGCAATGAATGAGATCGTAAATTTGCCAGTGTTGCACAATATATATAAGCGCTGTGCGACCCATAACAGCGTGCTGGATACAACGCACAAACAagattaaatatgaaaaagccttttttttttgaaaatgtttgattcaCGATACGACTAATGAATTCCTCCATGTACGTACTATATAAGAATATAAAGTGTTAACTCTTTTTCCTGCTGGAGAGGCCAAGCATTAATCATCACAACACCTTTTGTTCCGTTATAAGCGCTATATAGCCAGCTATGGCTGAATTAACGAAGGAACCAAAATGATGCGCTGAAATTTCATATATAAAATATTAGCGATGACGTCAGCTGAATTTGCATATTATACGATGCGATGTTATGTATCTATAGCTGGAAAAAGAACCTTGACTTTGTTCATCTGCCTGCTGTGGCGACCccaaaatgttattcatttaagCCAACCAAATTTCGCGCTATCCACTGCTGCGCTCATGTTCCATATTAAAATGAGGTAAATGGAAATCGATATGTTATAAAACTTTTGTTGACAAACCTTGAAATATCTCAGTATACACGTAATTAATTTTGCATAAGCCTATACGCGcgtaaacaaagaaaaatgcaatcaCATTCCACGGCTAGAGGATAACCTATACATTTATACAAGCGTAAGTAATATATTTTATCAAGGCAAGTGATTGCACTTGGGTTAATTTGatgaaaccccaaaaaataaaataaaatgaagatCAAAAGGTGCTGTCgaccgtctgctgctgctgcggtgtTGCTCTAATAATAAAAGTGGACACTTGGGCTTACATAGTAGGGCTCTATACAGGACCTAACAACTAAGTGTCTATTTGGCTTCTTACTCTCCTCCTGGTGATAcgtaataaatatatatatgacAGTGAAAAACTCACGCTGAGAGAGCGAAGACATCCGGGATGATGCATCACGTTGCGGGAATAACCATCCGCCTTTTCTCGCTTATTTTCTCCCCCCCTGCTCTCCGGATGCTGCACAACGTATTGATCTTTATATAATACATAAGCATAAACATTGGGCACATTCATTCTCATCATCCAGTGCGCAATCTGACTCTCTCAACGGATATTCGTTTATATATCGAATCATATAGTATAGATATAGTGGGCGTGCGGTTATTATTGTCCAGGGGTTTATTGGTTTTTCACTGGAAAATGGCGTCGTAGAAAGTCAAACAAATTGATGCATCCGCGCTCTATACATCACCGCGGTTTATTcagtatatacatatacacaaaGCACTGAGCAACGGAATATCAACCGCGGGAGTCTGTACGTACGTGTCGCGCATCTCTAGGGGAAACTGAATGAGCACACGGCAGCACGCAGCATCACAGCATAATATAGAAAGTTCACTTTACACTTCCAACGATTGGTCATTAGTGAACGCATACGAAGGCGTGAATAACCTTTACATCCCCCCCTATATTATCTAAACCCGCAATAACAAACGACAACCTTTACAGGTGAACTTGCTACTCTCTCCGAACGAGATTacgtgggaaaaaagaaaacaacgaaaaatcaattaaatcagCACTACATACACGTCCACAAGCGAAAACAGAATTTGCTGgcgaaaaagttgttttgagACTGCACAGCACACGACGCAGCAAGTTGGATGATTCGATTATTCGAGAATAAAtgttttggctgctgctgctggggaaactatatttttttactttctttttatccaGCACCAGCGGACCATATGTATTGGGAAAAGTTAATAAACTTTTATGTAAGCCTCGTGAAACATTTTCCGGCATGTGTGTTTTGAATTGCGAtgctgaaaaattaaaagtcgTTGACGGTTTgtccaaatttttgtttcacaatgTTTGCGGTTTAGAAACAGATGGTCCCATTCCAGCACTAAATTCCACGTGAATGTAATCCATCCATTGCTCCTGTCGGGACTGTCTGTTTATATTCTGCAGTTATCGATATGATATCCTCATCTACAGTTTTGTGTAACTTGAGAAACGACGAAAACGCTAATTAGTATTAAGCTTGTTATTCCGGTtgtcatttaaattttcaatgtgaaatcaaataatcacaGAGTTgatctttcaaaaaataaaaactagatTGTATCATTCTGCAAAGAATGACGTAAGGTAGATAATATTGAGTTTCTCGTATAGACTTATTCTCTAGCCATTTGCGTAATTAGAACAACTCTTCGATTGCGTGTGTAGAGCAGCTATATATACATGCGTAATGATTATGTCCTTTGTCCGCCTTGTACTCTACGTAATTCtaatacacacagcagccaTCGTGATCTTTGTAAATGAAGAAGAACTATATGCAAATATACGTGCTGGGATATTCAGTACAGTACGAACTATGTCGGCTAGATAAAGCTGCGAGACTATATCATCTATTGATCAAAGCCAAACCGAGCGTGAGACAGCGAGAAgttgggcagcagcagcagcactcggcgaataaaaaaatacccggCCAGTGCGACTTCCGCCCAAACAGCTTCATGATCCGTTGGCTTTAGCCTTATAGACTCTATACGCCAGCATAGAGATCGTTTCAAGGACGGAGAGAGTGAGCGAAAGGAGCGAAACGATCAAGATGagactctcttttctttccatcatAAGCCCCGCCCAATGGAATCCATCCACGTCcggaatggaaaaagaaaaatccaaaacatAAATATCATAGTAAAAGCGGTACGGTGCTGTAGAAAAGATagaaaataactttttgtacaaagcaaaagagaaGAGCATATAGCACACCGACGCTGTTGCTGAGCACAAAAACTGTATGATGCCGCCCTTCTCCCGCCCGCTTGCTGACACACTGTTGAAAGTGCATTGCATAACGGAACGCGTTTCAATCCTCCCATATATCCCGGCCGCTCGCATAATAAACATTGAAAATAGACTCTGatcaaaaaactaaaagaaagaaatggcaTCACGCACCCCCCAGTGTTTTTGAATGAGCTCCATTGAGTTGCAGAGAGACAAAAATGGCATCAACATCTTTATAGCATCAACCAAGTGCGCCCGGCCaagtgttttatttcttattcttttacatACAAGGTCTTGCACGGATTATGTCACACGCAACTTTTCTTGGCGCGGagtaaaatcattttattttttcaaatgttttttagaCAAAGTGGCTTAATACACCAAACCACTTTTGTCTGCTCTGTTTATCTTTAATTTCCTGGTATAGCTTTTTCCGTACGTGTACATCCCGCGGGAACCCATCAGTATTATTTTCTGTACACACgcaataaatgaataattgttTCGGCTCCATTGCGAATATGACGAGGCTAATACACGTGACGCAAATGATGGTTGGAACAGAATATAACTACAGTGTACATGTTCAAAATGAGCGATTATCCGCCAAGGTCTCGTATCTATACTGATGATGAAAAGTGATCATAATCGAGGGACCCAGGATTACATCATTTGACTATTAGGAACGCAGGCAATCATTATATAATCATTTGTTAGCATCTATATTATCCTATCCTCCGTATCCACATGCGAATTTATCCCTAATTGAAatcctttatttaaaaaaaatttgttttcaaccaAAAGTTTGATTATACTACGAAATAATTTCTCGTGTATTAGTCAGTGACTATACGAATGAATTAATCACTTGGACGACGCAATAAGTAAaagtgtttttcttgttttggaaCTGAAATTATTGGCAAAGAATAAAATACCTTAGGCGTAGTCCCACTTTCGGACACAACACCTGGCGGATTGTTATTCCTTTTacgcttttaaaaaataaatagagatTTGTAGAGTGAGTGTATGAGATTGGCAGATtcccaaattcttttttaaaaaaataattttgtttttcctttcacgcgcgaaaaaaaaattggacacGCCATAtggaacaacaaaataaaaatgttggtgGAGggataaagtttttttttttaaataagtataGACGTGGGAAATTGCCAACGTCACACAATGTTGGCGACACCATGGCCAATCTTGCGCTATATAGCTAGGCTACACACTGTCCAGCTCAGACACAAAGGAAATAAATCGAAAGAATATTTGGAATTCTTTTCAAGCTGATGTATAACGTTATTATATAATACCGCCGCCGCTATAGATAATCTCATCGTATTCTCGTTTATGAATGTCTGCTGTCGGCGAAACATGTCTCCGACACTTACGGCGCGCACAATCATAATTCCACTCGGCTTGTGTAcaagttattttgttttcggaGATATATATAACGTCGTTACACGTTTCTCTCTCGAGTTTCACGCACCACATAGTCTCACCCGTATTGCTTTGAGGCATTGATCGTTACTCTTTTCCCAGTAATTGACTTAGCCGTCTATATCAAGACACACACCATCTTTCATCAACTTTCAGTCTAGCGGAGAAAGTTCATGTTGCTATAATAATACAATTGCTAATAATTGAGAGAAGCGGAACAAAAGGACCCAACCGCACTTGAATAACATATATCCCAGCATCTGCTGttgtttaatattttcttcctATAACGTGATTAGACATCTCTCTGATATATAGACCTGTAGGGTGCTGTGAATTGCGTGGATTGAATAGAGAAAGTCGTACACGACACGGAGCCAGGAAATAACAAGTTGCCTATTCTCTATATAGATGAATCGAGTATAGTGCGACGACGGAAATATAAGGAGCGCGTTGATTGAATTCCGCGCGGCGGGACGGATAAATAGAATCAACACAGCAGAGCTCGGCTGACATCGTCTCTCGAGATCAAACGGCGTGACGCTCTGAATCTTGTCTTGGCCAACTCAAAGAAAAGATATATTTATGGCTATAATAAAGAGAACTATATGCTGCCAAAGGCGTTGTGTCGTTTCGTTTTGAACGCGCCATCGCGGTAGGAGGTTAGGTTATCAgttcaaaaaacatttaaaaaagggcGCCAATACTTATTTTACTATACACGCCGACTGCGGGGAATGCGATTTCAATCGCTTAACTGATGGCATAGTCCAAAAGACACACAGTGCGCAGTTGAGATTGACAGGCaggggttttttttaaagctgttGCTCCATTATTTATTGGCTTACGTCAGCATCTTCTCGTCCTATCGGTCTCGGGATATCGTGAAAGCGCGGTTATTCGGTGTCGTATGTTGTGTTGTTTTCCACATTGCAGTTCAGTTAGACTCCTCGGATTCCCTTTGATCATcagacacaacaacacaacgcCCCGTTTGATTTCTCATCTCATTAAGTTCGGTACAACCCAATGCGCATCTTGATAGTCTCAGATTAGTTGAGGTGATGTGTGAAAAGCAGCTTCGAATTCCCGCCATGTTTTCCGTATCGCATTCCACAATTTTTGGCAAAGGATGTGATGACACACACGCACATTATCGTGCAGCTAATAACACTCTGAGTTGTTATTTCGGAACAAAGTCTGACGCCGATAGATTGCTGTGCAGGATGCTGCAACAACAAGTTACCTTGGGTCGTTGATTGACAAACCGCACGCCTCAGATATTTATTATGCCAATTTCATCTTTCTATACGGCTATATATGTGTGCATCGCTTTCTATACAGCAATAATGTAGTGCTTGGCGGGAATGAATGCGTGTTGACCGAGACTGGATGGATGCTGTTGGTATGCCGCAAGCGAATTGGAAAGTTGCGGTTGGACGACTCTCGTTCATTTGATATTTCAGGGATTCTTTATGGCCGACAGTCATGTAACCGGTTCTTGTCGATTACGAAAAGTGCCACTCGATCGACTAGAGCCTTTTGCCATAACTTATTAACGGGTATATTCGGGAGAATCGACAGCAAGAGAGACATTCGATCTTCGAGTTTTCCATTCGGTTGTCATTACATAAATTATTGGTTTGAGACCTTTTAGACGATGGGGAAAAACCTTTAAACAGCTGTCTGGCAGCAGAAGAGTTTgatcaacatttttacagTCTAGTGAACACCACCATAGAATTAAGCTAATCAATGTTAGTTtaacaaatattcaaatgcgACTTACCTATAATCAACCAGCGATAGAACTTTCTCGTCGAAGCGTAGACAAGTCAATTCAGCTTGTTTCAGCCAATAATaaactcgtttttttccctacGTGATGAGGTATTTTCGCCCGTTTAACAGTAAAAAGTTCATGCACGTTTTGTAGGATAAAACGGGATAGAACTTGGTGAGAAATCGGCCATTAACATCAGAGTTTGTAAGATTTGTCATGGCCCTCTGCACTTGAGACTTTTTCGGACAAGAACCTGCTGTGTTAAATAATCTAATAGACCAACACTCAAGTGCGTCTCAACGCTCGGCTAGCGCTGAACTGGCAGATCGTCGTCCGTCTTCTCCACTTTTTAGCGAGAGCGGCCGGGCGGCGACCCGGGAGCCTTGCGCGATGGCGCGGAATCGGTGCGCAATTTCTCTTCCTACTGCATGTGTGTCTGGGAGATCTGAACATGTTTCTGTCGATTCCGATAGACGTTTATTCTTTGCCATTTTCACACGAGTCTCTGCTTTGCTCAGCTGGCCAGTGCAAGATTGGATCGCATCAggattatttttctattatttttggtGAGCATTACGCTGTATTAGTTTGGACAGTGCTGATGGCCGTGTCGACTGGACTACTTATTACAtatagagctgctgctgtataaCCAATGACAATATGAAAAGTCTTGGGCTCCGGCtacttatttctatttgatcaTACATCAACGCGATGGAACTGCTGTATAGCCATATGGGAATCCTTTTGCTTTAATGTTTTAGTTTCACAAGATTTGTGTGACGCGCCTAATATTGATCTTTAGTGACTTATTTCTTTCCCCCAACAAAATCGAGCATGAATGAATCTACTTGTCAGCAACTTGGGGGACTGGTGCACATGAATTATTTACTTTTCTGTGAATTGCACGCAGCTTTTCGAGCATTGTCATTCAGTTCCGCCGCCAGCGTATAGATATGCGGAACTCGCATTCAAATCGAAGTCTTCCTTAGCTATGAATAGGCATGTACACTGACGAGTTTTGGGGGCTCAAAATGGGTATGGCGTGTTTGTTTCAACTAAAAGTGCGACAGTCCGTACTGCGGTTGAATATGCGATTCTCACcgtgaatatttgaaaatccCGCGGGATGTATTTTATGGGTCATTGGGTTCGTTAGCGGTTTTCAAAGCGGTCATGGGAAAttgtttagaaaaaagttgttaaaGGGATTAATTTGCTATAAAAGATGTCATTATGCATTATGCATTTAGGTTGAGGAGCTTTTCACAGTCTTTCATAAAAGTTGAGAAAATAGCAAGacgacattttaaaattttgtcatAAGAAATACTGCAAAAGCTGCAAAAATATTCATGGATACATTATGTATTATTGCGAAGAACTTTTTATTGGTtggtttttaacttttatcttgcttttctttcgaatttgaaaaattagcaAAATCTCATGAGATTATTAATTCCTCCGGCAGGTGGCGTTGATAAAAGTAACTTTGTGTTGCTGTCCAGAGGAAAAGcaaaacacacaaacgaaGTATATAACGTGGCAAAAGAAATGGCTGAAGCACCCGATGTACCCAAGTAAACAAGATTTAATTCGtgcttttgtcattttttttagttcgttTTCTTTAATGAGAAAGTGtttctttgtcattttcttgtgttttcaGAGAGGAACCTGTTGAAGAGGCTACTCAAAGCGATTCATGGTGGGGATCCAGTTGGCTGCAAGCAGCCAAGAATAAGGTGATCTAATTACCCCATTGATGTTGTTTGATCAGCTGTTCAATATGTTTAAATATGTAAGtctgaaaatcatttttatttttggaaattaGTCTGTAGAAGTATTTGACACAGTGAGAAAAGATGTCAATGAACTGGCTCAAACTGCCAAAGATAAGGTATGTTGTTTGTTTAAGTTTGCTCAGTATAAGTTGTAACTATTGCTTCATTGTAGTCTGCCGAAGTTTACGATTATGTCAGAAAAGATTTTGATGAGTTCACTCAGACTGTCTCTGAAGAAGTGAGCACCACAGCCACAGCTTTAAAGGAGAAATTGAAGGTATAACTTTAATTCAACTTTACGAAACtattttccttaaaaattttcttgttattaGATTGACGATTCAAGTGGAACAGCTGCAACTGTAAAGCGAAGCGTAACCTCTTTCCTCAATCAAGTTTCTGATGTTTTCTACATTCCTCCagaggatgatgatgagccAATATTTTTAGACCGCCTAACAGCCATCATTTATACATTGGGTAGTGATCCTGCAACTTTCCTGGTGAATCCTGATGAAGCTGAGTTTGAGGCTTGGCAGGAATCTTTGAACCTTGAATCACAGCAGGAAGATATTGCTGCTTTAATGGCAAACAATGAGAAATTACGTAATAATTTCGAAACGCTTGTCCCATCTAAGGTGTGACCGTTCTTTCGTTTTGTTGTAACAGTGAACAAgtaatgttaaatttttttactaggTGTCAGAGGCTATGTTTTGGGCACGATACTTGTTCCGCATACATGTTGTTCGGGAGGAAGAGACCAAAAGACAAATCATCCGAAAAGAAGCTCAAATTCGAGCCCAAGCTGACACCAAGGCAAATGATTTGAACTGGGATGATGGTAAAACATTTATTCACAATTGGGAAAACCCCAATTACttgtaaaatctaaaaatgtttttcaatatttgtagATGAAGCATTGATGACCACCCCTGAAGAAATTCCAGAAGAACTTCAAAGTAAACTGCTGGCCGAGTATGAAAAGGAATGCCAAGTTCGACTTTCAAGTGACGATAAAGGTGAATTGAAGTGCAAGGAGAAAGGCGACATGGTATTGGTCTCAAGATCAGGTGAAAGTGGAAGCACTTCACCTGGAAAAGGTAAAGCATTGAAGTAATTGGGCACCTAATGGTTTGTTAATCATTTGCTTTCGATTGAAGTAGAAAGCAGCAACGAAGATGACTGGGAAGAAGCTGTTGCGCCCGTCGTTCAGCCCAAGGAACCGGTGAAGGCGACACAGAAATCTCCCCAGAAATCCCCACAGAAGTCTCCCCAGAAATCGGCTAAAAAGGTATCGActacaatttcttctttcctaaGAATGTAACTGacaaaaattgtcttttactCTTTGTTTAGTGATAAACTGGATGCGATGAACGTTGGGATCaattactttgaaaaaattacaagcaCACCGCGTATTCTTTTTGGGATTTTCGTTGAATTTTGCTGTAAATTCTATATATCATCTCTTCCCTATATACTTTCAATTTCATTAGCAagcgatttaaaaaacaaacaatctgTTAACGACGATGGATGCGCTATTGTAACcaagtttttgaatttcccatcAAGCCTTTAAAAACTGCGCTAGTTACAACTGCATACAGGACTTTCTTATGATTTCAGTTTTGTATCATGGATAATGGTATATCAAATATCAGCCGGTCATTAGCACggaatatattattatttactaatATCGTTTTTGTGCGTTTCTCTTTTATCACTCGAGCATTTGTTTGTCAgaaacttttatcttttaaaaagcTGTAGTTGCACCACCAGCAGCCCAGTCACATCGTCTGTGTCAGATGATTTATCACACAGACTCTGTGTCAGCtgacaaaattttctttttttaaaaatgttttcaaactCTTTGTTCGTTTCGTATTCCATTTCAggcagttctttctttttttcgtttagttGTTGTAACCAAACCGCTGTATGGGCTCGTCTATCGGGAGACTATTTTATCTATTatcttctaaaataaaataaaattaagaatttgTTATCCGATCGAAGAATAGAATCTTGACAGCTGTTTTGAAAACAATATCGATCAGGCTTTTGAATTCGGATAACAGGttgtaaaatgaaagaaaactttcGGGATTTCCATGCCGTACATATAACAAAAGCCGTTCTTagattgttgtttttaacaaaTCAGCCAGTATATGGATATTtttatctattatttgatattaCGACTTAGTAAAAGTAAAAGGTCAATCTCCAAAATGTTAAGGTTGACTTTTCAgaaatccatttcttttcgtttcctgACCCAAATCGCCGATCGATCCAGTTTTCCCTTATAAAATGCGATTACTCTTAtcctaaacatttttttacttccgtaCATTTGAACTTAACGGGGTACCGCGCTCAAGATCAGAGTCTAGTTCTCCCGACATTGCGGATACCCCGTAAAAATTTGTCTTGTCTGTTATCGAGTTGAATTCCAACGTCGAAAATAGGTCACAGCTGAATTAGGACTccctaaaaataaatcacgTGATAGGACAAAGGAATGACAAAGCTGTTCAACATCAGtgattcgttaaaaaaatcagctttcaGCGTAAAAGGTGCATTCAAGGCTTGCGAAACAggaagaaaattccttttacgtacatttttatttatacaaatgAGTCACTATGTTGACGGttccggaaaaaaacaaaaaacaacacaagatATTCGTATTCACGTTTTTCGTGAAATCTGATTTTTCACGAACGTTTCTCCCTTCGAGATGCCCATGTGACGTGAGATAGTAAATTGTCGTGATTGATACCCTCCTTGAAGGAGGGACACTGTATATGTTTACTCGTGAGCGATGCAATGACAACCGCTTGAACAAGAAATATGTCAGCAGATGGAAACAAAACGACTGCCAGTTTGAGATGTTCTTGTTAGTTATTTTCGTGCTGTCCTCACCcgtgaaatgttgaaatatttttggcaATTATTTATGATTGGCTATTGTTTGCGCCCTTTTATCATCCCAGTGAAAAATTATCGCTTGCGTCTGGGCATATACTGACAGACCACTGCGCATTTACTTGATGAATTCGTATGTAAACTTGATTATTGCGCGTTTTCATGGCCATTTTTATCCGCCTCTGGTGGCAACTTCATACGGTAGTGGAATCAAATCTTCCGCGCCACAACCCAGCGTGACGTCATTGACGTCCTTGAACCGACTGCAGAGAACACgacgaaacaagaaaatgttaagAGCTTTTCCATCAGTCGTCACAAACTAATAGCTATTTAATGAGTCATTTTTATGCATAAATTCATACAGTTTCTAGGAAAGATGTCAGTTTGTTTCACGTTCACGAAACCATGTGTTACGCGGATCCGTAATACGCAAAATCTACTATCGACGAGCTTCCAACAGGTGGCGGAACGTTGGTTGGCTGTGGTGATGCTTCTTTTATAAACAATCAACATCATCAACATATCAAGAGAGCTAAGTATCTACTCCACTTTTTTGAGTATATACCCCATGACGTAATTTCAATGTGTAACTACGTTTCAATCCACAGGAATTTCACCTCCAGCGAGATAATTAAAGTTATTACTGCTCCGGTCTCTTGAATTATACACCCCGCCCAAGGCCAGTACCACCAATTTTATATCTACTGttcactagaaaaaaaatggcctttCCGTCTTTCTTTCGCCATGTAGCTATATACTTCAAAGAACATGTACATTCGGGAAAATCCCATCCAATTTTCATTGACTCCACGTGTTATTGACCGTATTATATGCAAGTTGTCAAAGTTTCAGCAACAGATTGATTGAAATCTGACCCCAGCAACATCAGCCATCAACGTGTTGTGGGTACAGATATGTTATTCAACCCCTGGTTTTCGTAATTTAAAGAgataaacaaatttgataaGAGCATCAACAACAAGCGCGTGATTGATTGACTCATAACCAAAATAACATATTTGtcgattttgtgtttttgtcaaTAGAAGCTGTTCCGCCATCCATACCCACCAACGGGCAAGGtcgagtttctttttcgaGAAATTTCTCTGGGTACATCCCATCAaactcttcctcctcctcctttgataaacaaaaaaagaaaaatggctgcCGGTTCGGTTTTCATTCGTCGGGACAAAGaaagagcaaagaaaaataactaaagttctttttcttatggTATTTTATGGCGCCAACCGACAACTTGCCTCCCAGCAACCAAAATGCCAAGGGAAATGCTACCTAAGAAATCTGCAGCTAGGTATTAGCCTGGCGTGattctctcattttttaatttgtgtgtgtgtgactgtgtgtgtgctgaGTTGGGTTCGATGTCACATAATCACGAGTTGGTATCCCTCTCGTCTTTTGTATcccaaactttatttttcacgaaatgAAACCAGAGATCTGAACGCGATTGAATTACTCaacaaaatcagaaaaataaagggggTGGGTCAACTGTGACgaacaaaatataatttaaaaaacaaaaacaaaaacaaagttatTTAACAGTCGGCTGACAGGAGTAGGTCAGGTGTGCTGTACCTGGTGATGAATTTCcaaatttgtcatttttgtttttctcccgaaaaaGTGAAATCGCTCGTCATTtgttcaaagagaaaaaagtgtgattttatattatttaaaaaaaatgccgggataaaaagaacaaaagaaaaggagagggTGGGTGAACGAGGTTGCAtgtattattgaaaaaaatatataaaaaagccggttcgtcgtcgtcgggagTTGCCGAGCTGGGTTGGGAAATGGGCGATAAGATACACAGTGtgtctcgtgtgtgtgtaccctGCAGTCAGCTGAGAACCGTCAGAGGAGCTAGTCGCTCTCCTTCGCTGCTCCgcacacacacgacacacgACCACcgctgcaacaacaacacgctgCTCCATCATTCCCGCAATAAATAAGAAGGCGCCTGATTTTTATTATCGTGTGTTTCCTTTCGTCCTCGTTTTatttgtaagaaaaagaattattcgTCCAATTCCTGTTGGGGTtggttgtttttaattttttcgtgGGCAACTTACATCTCAGTC from the Daphnia pulex isolate KAP4 chromosome 1, ASM2113471v1 genome contains:
- the LOC124197068 gene encoding BSD domain-containing protein 1-A-like isoform X1; this encodes MAEAPDVPKEEPVEEATQSDSWWGSSWLQAAKNKSVEVFDTVRKDVNELAQTAKDKSAEVYDYVRKDFDEFTQTVSEEVSTTATALKEKLKIDDSSGTAATVKRSVTSFLNQVSDVFYIPPEDDDEPIFLDRLTAIIYTLGSDPATFLVNPDEAEFEAWQESLNLESQQEDIAALMANNEKLRNNFETLVPSKVSEAMFWARYLFRIHVVREEETKRQIIRKEAQIRAQADTKANDLNWDDDEALMTTPEEIPEELQSKLLAEYEKECQVRLSSDDKGELKCKEKGDMVLVSRSGESGSTSPGKVESSNEDDWEEAVAPVVQPKEPVKATQKSPQKSPQKSPQKSAKK
- the LOC124197068 gene encoding BSD domain-containing protein 1-A-like isoform X2, with the translated sequence MAEAPDVPKEEPVEEATQSDSWWGSSWLQAAKNKSVEVFDTVRKDVNELAQTAKDKSAEVYDYVRKDFDEFTQTVSEEVSTTATALKEKLKIDDSSGTAATVKRSVTSFLNQVSDVFYIPPEDDDEPIFLDRLTAIIYTLGSDPATFLVNPDEAEFEAWQESLNLESQQEDIAALMANNEKLRNNFETLVPSKVSEAMFWARYLFRIHVVREEETKRQIIRKEAQIRAQADTKANDLNWDDDEALMTTPEEIPEELQSKLLAEYEKECQVRLSSDDKGELKCKEKGDMVLVSRSGESGSTSPGKESSNEDDWEEAVAPVVQPKEPVKATQKSPQKSPQKSPQKSAKK